Proteins from a genomic interval of Nitrospirota bacterium:
- a CDS encoding menaquinone biosynthesis protein has product MKNLSLKIGKIPYANLFPIFYMLEKNCDCSQYEFVEGVPSMLNKMLRNGKIDVSPSSSIEYLRHKAKYSLIEGFSISSKGPAGSIFLFSKSPIKTLDKKTIAVSPHSETSVVLLKIIMKDFLSMRCKLKTVNGNLNNILSSFPACLLIGDEAMKTKKTALQTLNSGLYIYDLGELWFKQTGLPFVFALWIARKKSLSEKRGLIEKFSSDLIKATAVAVKEFPLAARAAPQRQWLSEEELLKYWKGISYDFTDEHKKGLELFFKYAQKHEEI; this is encoded by the coding sequence TTGAAAAACCTGTCTCTAAAAATCGGCAAAATTCCATACGCAAATCTCTTTCCCATTTTTTATATGCTTGAGAAAAATTGCGACTGCTCGCAATATGAATTCGTGGAAGGCGTCCCATCCATGCTCAACAAAATGCTCAGAAATGGTAAGATTGATGTAAGCCCCTCATCGTCCATTGAGTATTTAAGACATAAGGCTAAATATTCATTAATAGAGGGGTTTTCCATCAGCTCTAAAGGACCTGCAGGCAGCATATTCCTGTTCTCGAAATCCCCCATAAAAACACTCGATAAAAAGACTATTGCAGTCTCACCCCATTCTGAGACCTCGGTTGTGCTCCTTAAAATCATCATGAAGGATTTTCTTTCAATGAGATGCAAGTTAAAAACTGTCAATGGCAACCTTAATAATATCCTGTCGTCATTTCCTGCCTGCCTGCTTATAGGAGACGAGGCAATGAAGACAAAAAAGACAGCACTCCAAACTCTAAACTCTGGGCTGTATATCTATGACCTCGGTGAATTATGGTTCAAGCAAACAGGGCTGCCATTTGTCTTTGCCCTCTGGATTGCGCGAAAAAAATCTCTTTCAGAAAAAAGAGGGCTTATTGAAAAGTTTTCATCCGATTTAATTAAGGCAACCGCCGTGGCGGTTAAGGAATTTCCTCTCGCTGCCAGAGCAGCTCCGCAGAGGCAGTGGCTTTCTGAAGAAGAATTACTGAAATACTGGAAAGGCATTTCATACGATTTCACAGACGAACATAAAAAAGGGCTTGAGCTGTTTTTTAAATATGCGCAAAAACACGAGGAAATTTAA
- a CDS encoding helix-turn-helix domain-containing protein, producing the protein MEDALKKEIGFKIKALRKRRGLTQAGLAKKVGRGLDPTYIGKIERGKQFPSIKVLKGIGDALSVPIYYFLGEEKDYRRFSRSRAELIYAIEGLDEEDRAFILEIISVLNRRRQKKEGLLKVAEGKARYGKKSR; encoded by the coding sequence ATGGAAGATGCTTTAAAAAAAGAAATAGGTTTTAAAATAAAGGCATTACGCAAGAGGCGCGGGCTTACTCAGGCAGGTCTTGCAAAGAAAGTCGGCAGGGGACTTGACCCGACCTATATCGGAAAGATAGAGCGGGGCAAGCAGTTTCCATCAATTAAGGTGCTTAAAGGCATAGGAGATGCCCTGTCTGTGCCTATTTATTATTTTTTAGGTGAGGAAAAAGATTACAGAAGGTTTTCCAGGAGTAGAGCGGAGCTTATATATGCAATTGAGGGGCTGGACGAAGAAGATAGGGCTTTTATTCTTGAGATTATTTCAGTGCTGAATAGACGCAGGCAGAAGAAGGAAGGCCTGCTTAAGGTGGCTGAAGGAAAAGCCCGTTACGGCAAGAAAAGCAGGTAG